One window from the genome of Mumia sp. ZJ1417 encodes:
- a CDS encoding DNA-directed RNA polymerase subunit beta' produces MLDVNFFDQLKIGLATADQIRAWSHGEVKKPETINYRTLKPERDGLFCEKIFGPTRDWECYCGKYKRVRFKGIICERCGVEVTRSKVRRERMGHIELAAPVTHIWYFKGVPSRLGYLLDLAPKDLEKVIYFAAYMITRVDEDARHRDLPSLEAKIDVERKNLESRRDNNIEQRMKKFEEDLGALEAEGAKADAKRKVKDAAEREVKQIRDRAQREIDRLDEVWSRFKNLKVQDLEGDELLYREMTYRFGKYFEGYMGAAAIQKRLQDFDLPAEAESLKVTIATGKGQRKTRALKRLKVVSAFMTGDNNPAGMVLDAVPVIPPELRPMVQLDGGRFATSDLNDLYRRVINRNNRLKRLLDLGAPEIIVNNEKRMLQEAVDSLFDNGRRGRPVTGPGNRPLKSISDMLKGKQGRFRQNLLGKRVDYSGRSVIVVGPQLKLHQCGLPKQMAIELFKPFVMKRLVDLNHAQNIKSAKRMVERGARAEVWDVLEEVIAEHPVLLNRAPTLHRLGIQAFEPQLIEGKAIQIHPLVCSAFNADFDGDQMAVHLPLSAEAQAEARILMLSTNNILKPADGRPVTMPTQDMVIGLYFLTLERDGHPGEGRAFSSAAEARMAFDRGDITLQSKVKIRFPEVVPPEDVEVPEGWSVGQPLTLDTTLGRVLFNEALPVDYAYVNYQVGKKQLGVIVNDLAERYSKVEVAASLDALKDTGFHWATRSGVTISIEDVVTPERKQEILATYEDQAAKVQKQFERGLITDDERRSELIEIWTQATNEVSAEMEKTFTEDNPIWMMIQSGARGNMMQMRQIAAMRGLVANPKGEIIPRPIKANYREGLSVVEYFIATHGARKGLADTALRTADSGYLTRRLVDVSQDVIIREEDCGTERGLPKRIAERLDDGRLILAENVETSAYARNAATEITHPKTGEVLVEAGGDLGDPEIAALVEAGIDEIKVRTVLTCDAKTGTCAKCYGRSLATGKLVDIGEAVGTIAAQSIGEPGTQLTMRTFHTGGVAGDDITHGLPRVVELFEARQPKGRAPISDAAGRVQIDDSDKARKIVVVPHDGSEPHEYPVSKRSRLLIADGEEVEVGQQLTHGTPDPQEVLRILGVRRAQEHLVDEVQEVYRSQGVAIHDKHIEIIVRQMLRRVTVIDQGETTLLPGDLHDRATFEEANRRVVAEGGQPASGRPVLMGITKASLAVESWLSAASFQETTRVLTEAAIQGKSDQLRGLKENIIIGKLIPAGTGLERYRNVRVEPTEEARQAAYAVTGYETYDYDFGNTGGQSVALDDFDFGSFSG; encoded by the coding sequence GTGCTCGACGTGAACTTCTTCGATCAGCTCAAGATCGGCCTTGCCACCGCCGACCAGATCCGTGCGTGGTCGCACGGTGAGGTGAAGAAGCCCGAGACGATCAACTACCGCACGCTCAAGCCCGAGCGCGACGGTCTGTTCTGCGAGAAGATCTTCGGTCCCACCCGGGACTGGGAGTGCTACTGCGGCAAGTACAAGCGTGTCCGCTTCAAGGGCATTATCTGCGAGCGCTGCGGCGTCGAGGTGACCCGCTCCAAGGTGCGTCGTGAGCGCATGGGCCACATCGAGCTCGCCGCTCCGGTCACCCACATCTGGTACTTCAAGGGTGTGCCCAGCCGCCTCGGCTACCTGCTCGACCTCGCCCCGAAGGACCTCGAGAAGGTCATCTACTTCGCTGCGTACATGATCACGCGCGTCGACGAGGATGCTCGCCACCGCGACCTGCCCTCGCTCGAGGCCAAGATCGACGTCGAGCGCAAGAACCTCGAGTCGCGTCGCGACAACAACATCGAGCAGCGCATGAAGAAGTTCGAGGAGGACCTCGGCGCGCTGGAGGCAGAGGGCGCCAAGGCCGACGCCAAGCGCAAGGTCAAGGACGCTGCCGAGCGCGAGGTCAAGCAGATCCGCGACCGCGCGCAGCGTGAGATCGACCGTCTCGACGAGGTCTGGAGCCGCTTCAAGAACCTCAAGGTCCAGGACCTCGAGGGCGACGAGCTGCTCTACCGCGAGATGACGTACCGCTTCGGCAAGTACTTCGAGGGCTACATGGGCGCGGCAGCGATCCAGAAGCGCCTCCAGGACTTCGACCTCCCGGCAGAGGCCGAGAGCCTCAAGGTGACGATCGCGACCGGCAAGGGCCAGCGCAAGACGCGTGCCCTCAAGCGGCTCAAGGTCGTCTCGGCGTTCATGACCGGCGACAACAACCCCGCCGGCATGGTGCTCGACGCGGTCCCGGTGATCCCGCCGGAGCTGCGCCCGATGGTCCAGCTCGACGGTGGACGTTTCGCGACCAGCGACCTGAACGACCTCTACCGCCGCGTGATCAACCGCAACAACCGGCTCAAGCGACTGCTCGACCTCGGTGCGCCGGAGATCATCGTCAACAACGAGAAGCGGATGCTCCAGGAGGCCGTCGACTCGCTGTTCGACAACGGCCGTCGTGGTCGCCCGGTCACCGGACCGGGCAACCGCCCGCTGAAGTCGATCTCCGACATGCTCAAGGGCAAGCAGGGTCGATTCCGCCAGAACCTCCTCGGCAAGCGCGTCGACTACTCGGGCCGTTCGGTCATCGTCGTCGGCCCGCAGCTCAAGCTGCACCAGTGCGGCCTGCCGAAGCAGATGGCGATCGAGCTGTTCAAGCCGTTCGTCATGAAGCGTCTGGTCGACCTCAACCACGCCCAGAACATCAAGTCGGCCAAGCGCATGGTGGAGCGTGGTGCGCGCGCCGAGGTGTGGGACGTCCTCGAAGAGGTCATCGCCGAGCACCCGGTGCTGCTCAACCGTGCGCCCACCCTGCACCGACTGGGCATCCAGGCGTTCGAGCCGCAGCTGATCGAGGGCAAGGCCATCCAGATCCACCCGCTCGTGTGCTCGGCGTTCAACGCCGACTTCGACGGTGACCAGATGGCCGTCCACCTGCCGCTGTCGGCCGAGGCGCAGGCCGAGGCCCGCATCCTCATGTTGTCGACCAACAACATCCTCAAGCCGGCTGACGGCCGTCCGGTCACCATGCCCACGCAGGACATGGTCATCGGGCTGTACTTCCTCACGCTCGAGCGTGACGGACATCCGGGCGAGGGACGTGCCTTCTCGTCGGCCGCCGAGGCACGGATGGCGTTCGACCGCGGCGACATCACGCTGCAGAGCAAGGTCAAGATCCGCTTCCCGGAGGTCGTCCCGCCCGAGGACGTCGAGGTCCCCGAGGGGTGGAGCGTCGGCCAGCCGCTCACGCTCGACACGACGCTGGGTCGCGTGCTCTTCAACGAGGCGCTCCCGGTCGACTACGCGTACGTGAACTACCAGGTCGGCAAGAAGCAGCTCGGCGTGATCGTCAACGACCTCGCCGAGCGCTACAGCAAGGTCGAGGTCGCTGCGTCCCTCGACGCGCTGAAGGACACAGGCTTCCACTGGGCGACCCGGTCCGGCGTCACGATCTCGATCGAGGACGTCGTCACCCCGGAGCGCAAGCAGGAGATCCTCGCCACGTACGAGGACCAGGCAGCCAAGGTCCAGAAGCAGTTCGAGCGCGGACTGATCACCGATGACGAGCGTCGTAGCGAGCTCATCGAGATCTGGACCCAGGCGACCAACGAGGTCTCCGCCGAGATGGAGAAGACCTTCACCGAGGACAACCCGATCTGGATGATGATCCAGTCCGGTGCCCGCGGCAACATGATGCAGATGCGTCAGATCGCCGCGATGCGAGGCCTGGTGGCCAACCCGAAGGGCGAGATCATCCCGCGCCCGATCAAGGCCAACTACCGTGAGGGCCTGTCGGTCGTCGAGTACTTCATCGCGACCCACGGCGCTCGTAAGGGCCTGGCCGACACCGCTCTGCGTACGGCCGACTCGGGCTACCTGACGCGTCGCCTGGTCGACGTCAGCCAGGACGTCATCATCCGTGAGGAGGACTGCGGCACCGAGCGTGGTCTGCCCAAGCGGATCGCCGAGCGCCTCGACGACGGACGCCTGATCCTCGCCGAGAACGTTGAGACCTCCGCCTACGCGCGCAACGCCGCCACGGAGATCACCCACCCCAAGACGGGTGAGGTGCTTGTCGAGGCCGGCGGCGACCTCGGTGACCCCGAGATCGCGGCGCTCGTCGAGGCGGGCATCGACGAGATCAAGGTCCGTACGGTCCTGACCTGCGACGCCAAGACCGGCACCTGCGCGAAGTGCTACGGCCGTTCGCTGGCGACCGGCAAGCTCGTCGACATCGGTGAGGCCGTCGGCACCATCGCGGCCCAGTCGATCGGTGAGCCCGGCACCCAGCTGACGATGCGTACCTTCCACACCGGTGGTGTGGCCGGTGACGACATCACGCACGGTCTGCCGCGTGTCGTCGAGCTCTTCGAGGCCCGCCAGCCCAAGGGCCGGGCGCCGATCTCGGATGCCGCCGGTCGGGTCCAGATCGACGACAGCGACAAGGCGCGCAAGATCGTCGTCGTGCCGCACGACGGGTCCGAGCCGCACGAGTACCCAGTCTCCAAGCGCTCGCGACTGCTGATCGCGGACGGCGAGGAGGTCGAGGTCGGACAGCAGCTCACGCACGGTACGCCCGATCCGCAGGAGGTCCTGCGCATCCTCGGCGTCCGTCGGGCGCAGGAGCACCTCGTGGACGAGGTCCAGGAGGTCTACCGCAGCCAGGGCGTGGCGATCCACGACAAGCACATCGAGATCATCGTGCGGCAGATGCTGCGTCGCGTCACGGTCATCGACCAGGGCGAGACCACGCTGCTGCCGGGCGACCTGCACGATCGTGCGACGTTCGAGGAGGCGAACCGCCGCGTCGTCGCCGAGGGCGGGCAGCCGGCTTCTGGCCGTCCGGTGCTGATGGGCATCACCAAGGCCTCGCTCGCGGTCGAGTCGTGGCTGAGTGCGGCGTCCTTCCAGGAGACGACCCGCGTCCTCACGGAGGCGGCGATCCAGGGCAAGTCGGATCAGCTCCGTGGCCTCAAGGAGAACATCATCATCGGCAAGCTGATCCCGGCGGGCACCGGCCTCGAGCGGTACCGCAACGTCCGGGTGGAGCCCACCGAAGAGGCACGCCAGGCCGCGTACGCGGTCACCGGCTACGAGACGTACGACTACGACTTCGGCAACACCGGAGGCCAGTCGGTCGCGCTCGACGACTTCGACTTCGGCAGCTTCTCGGGCTGA
- the rpoB gene encoding DNA-directed RNA polymerase subunit beta, which produces MASSRTAAASATINPRRVSFAKISEPLEVPELLSLQTDSFSWLIGDEIWKASVEQQLAAGRTDVSTKSGLEEIFEEISPIEDFSETMSLSFRDHRFEPPKNSVEDCKDRDVTYAAPLFVTAEFMNNETGEIKSQTVFMGDFPLMTDKGTFIINGTERVVVSQLVRSPGVYFERTPDKTSDKDIYTAKVIPSRGAWLEFEIDKRDQVGVRLDRKRKQSVTVLLKALGWTEAQILEEFGQYDSIRATLEKDHTSGQDEALLDIYRKLRPGEPPTTEAAQQLLDNYYFNPKRYDLAKVGRYKINKKLGTDEAFDQQTLTIEDIVSTIKYIVALHAGETELEMPAGTAFVEADDIDHFGNRRLRSVGELIQNQLRTGLARMERVVRERMTTQDVEAITPQTLINIRPVVAALKEFFGTSQLSQFMDQNNPLAGLTHKRRLSALGPGGLSRERAGYEVRDVHPSHYGRMCPIETPEGPNIGLIGSLASYGRINPFGFVETPYRRVDGIRVTEQIDYLTASDEDRYVIAQANSRLEEDGTFAEDRVLVRQRGGEAELVPAAEVDYMDVSPRQMVSVATALIPFLEHDDANRALMGSNMQRQSVPLIRNDAPLVGTGMEFRAAVDAGDVTVAKAPGVVTEVCADYVEVMQDDGTYKTYRMSKFTRSNQGTCINQRPLVREGDRLVKGSPIADGPCTDEGEMALGSNLLVAFMPWQGHNYEDAIILSQRVVQDDLLTSIHIEEHEVDARDTKLGPEEITRDIPNVSDEMLADLDERGIIRIGAEVSNGDILVGKVTPKGETELTPEERLLRAIFGEKAREVRDTSLKVPHGESGTVIGVRVFDREEGDELPPGVNQLVRVYVAQKRKISDGDKLAGRHGNKGVISKILPVEDMPFMSDGTAVDIILNPLGVPGRMNVGQVLETHLGWVAKAGWDIGDAKDEWAERLRGIGADRSPMDSNVATPVFDGAREDEIQGLLEWTLPNRDGERMVGRDGKARLFDGRTGEPFPDPVSVGYMYILKLHHLVDDKIHARSTGPYSMITQQPLGGKAQFGGQRFGEMEVWALEAYGAAYALQELLTIKSDDILGRVKVYEAIVKGENVPEPGIPESFKVLVKEMQSLCLNVEVLSSDGTAVEMRDAEEDVFRAAEELGIDLSRREPASVEEV; this is translated from the coding sequence TTGGCTTCCTCGCGCACTGCCGCCGCCTCTGCCACCATCAACCCCCGTCGTGTCTCCTTCGCCAAGATCTCTGAGCCCCTCGAGGTGCCCGAGCTTCTGTCGCTCCAGACAGACAGCTTCTCGTGGCTGATCGGGGACGAGATCTGGAAGGCGTCCGTCGAGCAGCAGCTGGCCGCCGGGCGTACGGACGTTTCGACGAAGTCCGGTCTGGAGGAGATCTTCGAAGAGATCTCTCCGATCGAGGACTTCTCCGAGACCATGTCGCTGTCGTTCCGCGACCACCGTTTCGAGCCGCCCAAGAACTCGGTCGAAGACTGCAAGGACCGCGACGTCACCTACGCCGCGCCCCTGTTCGTCACCGCCGAGTTCATGAACAACGAGACCGGTGAGATCAAGAGCCAGACCGTCTTCATGGGGGACTTCCCCCTGATGACGGACAAGGGCACCTTCATCATCAACGGGACCGAGCGTGTCGTCGTCTCGCAACTCGTCCGTTCGCCGGGCGTCTACTTCGAGCGCACGCCGGACAAGACGAGCGACAAGGACATCTACACCGCGAAGGTCATCCCTTCGCGCGGCGCCTGGCTCGAGTTCGAGATCGACAAGCGTGACCAGGTCGGCGTCCGGCTCGACCGCAAGCGCAAGCAGAGCGTCACGGTGCTCCTCAAGGCGCTCGGCTGGACCGAGGCGCAGATCCTCGAGGAGTTCGGCCAGTACGACTCGATCCGCGCGACCCTGGAGAAGGACCACACGTCCGGCCAGGACGAGGCGCTGCTCGATATCTACCGCAAGCTGCGTCCGGGTGAGCCGCCGACGACCGAGGCCGCCCAGCAGCTCCTCGACAACTACTACTTCAACCCCAAGCGTTACGACCTCGCCAAGGTCGGCCGCTACAAGATCAACAAGAAGCTCGGCACGGACGAGGCCTTCGACCAGCAGACGCTGACCATCGAGGACATCGTCTCGACGATCAAGTACATCGTCGCGCTGCACGCTGGCGAGACCGAGCTCGAGATGCCGGCCGGGACGGCCTTCGTCGAGGCCGACGACATCGACCACTTCGGCAACCGTCGCCTGCGCAGCGTCGGCGAGCTCATCCAGAACCAGCTCCGTACGGGTCTGGCCCGCATGGAGCGGGTCGTCCGCGAGCGGATGACGACCCAGGACGTCGAGGCGATCACGCCGCAGACCCTGATCAACATCCGCCCCGTCGTGGCGGCGCTGAAGGAGTTCTTCGGCACCTCGCAGCTGTCGCAGTTCATGGACCAGAACAACCCGCTTGCGGGCCTGACGCACAAGCGTCGTCTCTCGGCCCTCGGCCCGGGTGGTCTCTCGCGTGAGCGCGCCGGCTACGAGGTCCGTGACGTCCACCCGTCGCACTACGGCCGCATGTGCCCGATCGAGACCCCCGAGGGTCCCAACATCGGTCTGATCGGCTCGCTGGCGTCGTACGGTCGCATCAACCCGTTCGGCTTCGTCGAGACTCCCTACCGCAGGGTCGACGGCATCCGGGTCACCGAGCAGATCGACTACCTGACCGCGAGTGACGAGGACCGTTACGTCATCGCGCAGGCCAACTCGCGCCTCGAGGAGGACGGCACCTTCGCGGAGGACCGCGTCCTGGTCCGCCAGCGCGGCGGCGAGGCCGAGCTGGTCCCGGCCGCCGAGGTCGACTACATGGACGTCTCGCCGCGCCAGATGGTGTCGGTCGCGACCGCGCTGATCCCGTTCCTGGAGCACGACGACGCCAACCGCGCGCTCATGGGCTCCAACATGCAGCGTCAGTCCGTCCCGCTGATCCGCAACGACGCGCCGCTGGTCGGCACCGGCATGGAGTTCCGTGCCGCCGTCGACGCCGGTGACGTCACCGTGGCCAAGGCCCCGGGCGTCGTGACCGAGGTCTGCGCCGACTACGTCGAGGTCATGCAGGACGACGGCACCTACAAGACCTACCGCATGTCGAAGTTCACGCGCTCCAACCAGGGCACGTGCATCAACCAGCGTCCGCTGGTGCGTGAGGGCGACCGTCTCGTGAAGGGGTCGCCGATCGCCGACGGTCCCTGCACCGACGAGGGCGAGATGGCTCTCGGGTCCAACCTCCTGGTCGCGTTCATGCCGTGGCAGGGCCACAACTACGAGGACGCGATCATCCTCTCCCAGCGTGTCGTCCAGGACGACCTGCTGACCTCGATCCACATCGAGGAGCACGAGGTCGACGCCCGCGACACCAAGCTGGGCCCGGAAGAGATCACCCGCGACATCCCGAACGTCAGCGACGAGATGCTCGCTGACCTCGACGAGCGCGGCATCATCCGCATCGGCGCCGAGGTCTCCAACGGCGACATCCTCGTCGGCAAGGTCACGCCGAAGGGCGAGACCGAGCTGACCCCCGAGGAGCGTCTGCTCCGCGCGATCTTCGGCGAGAAGGCGCGCGAGGTCCGCGACACCTCGCTCAAGGTTCCCCACGGCGAGTCCGGCACGGTCATCGGTGTCCGGGTCTTCGACCGCGAGGAGGGCGACGAGCTGCCGCCGGGCGTCAACCAGCTGGTGCGCGTGTACGTCGCGCAGAAGCGCAAGATCTCCGATGGTGACAAGCTTGCCGGCCGTCACGGCAACAAGGGCGTCATCTCCAAGATCCTGCCGGTCGAGGACATGCCGTTCATGTCCGACGGCACCGCGGTCGACATCATCCTGAACCCGCTCGGCGTGCCGGGCCGTATGAACGTCGGTCAGGTCCTCGAGACCCACCTCGGGTGGGTCGCGAAGGCCGGCTGGGACATCGGCGACGCCAAGGACGAGTGGGCCGAGCGCCTGCGCGGGATCGGCGCCGACCGTTCCCCGATGGACTCCAACGTCGCCACCCCGGTCTTCGACGGTGCGCGCGAGGACGAGATCCAGGGCCTCCTGGAGTGGACGCTCCCCAACCGTGACGGCGAGCGCATGGTCGGTCGCGACGGCAAGGCGCGTCTGTTCGACGGACGTACGGGCGAGCCGTTCCCGGACCCGGTCTCGGTCGGCTACATGTACATCCTGAAGCTGCACCACCTGGTCGACGACAAGATCCACGCCCGTTCGACCGGTCCGTACTCGATGATCACGCAGCAGCCGCTGGGTGGTAAGGCGCAGTTCGGTGGACAGCGATTCGGTGAGATGGAGGTGTGGGCCCTCGAGGCGTACGGTGCCGCGTACGCACTGCAGGAGCTCCTCACCATCAAGTCCGACGACATCCTCGGACGCGTCAAGGTCTACGAGGCCATCGTCAAGGGCGAGAACGTCCCCGAGCCGGGTATCCCGGAGTCGTTCAAGGTTCTCGTCAAGGAGATGCAGTCGCTCTGCCTGAACGTCGAGGTGCTGTCGAGCGACGGCACCGCGGTGGAGATGCGCGACGCCGAGGAAGACGTGTTCAGGGCCGCTGAAGAGCTCGGGATCGATCTCTCCCGTCGCGAGCCCGCCAGCGTCGAGGAGGTCTGA
- a CDS encoding class E sortase, with protein sequence MPTQTTPPRRERPELKPTPRLRPTRMLATLLTLVLVASAGWFAWKYIGTNIVAKQRQGEMAVALADGWRDNRQGDATEDDLEIGEAMAVLRIPRFGKDFEVPVVEGVDDSALTSGVGHFPDTQRPGQLGNFAVAGHRITNGQPFKDFPDLRAGDTVYVETRTHVYTYELRGSGTDTIVDFSDIWVIAPVPEKAKDRPGGRSKAKPREALLTLTTCSEIFHTDNRSVVFGELVSAEHV encoded by the coding sequence GTGCCGACGCAGACCACTCCACCGCGCCGCGAGCGCCCCGAGCTCAAGCCCACACCCCGCCTGCGGCCGACCCGGATGCTCGCCACGCTGCTGACGCTGGTCCTCGTCGCGAGTGCCGGCTGGTTCGCCTGGAAGTACATCGGCACCAACATCGTCGCGAAGCAGCGTCAGGGCGAGATGGCCGTCGCCCTCGCGGACGGCTGGCGCGACAACCGTCAGGGTGACGCGACCGAGGACGACCTGGAGATCGGCGAGGCGATGGCCGTCCTCCGGATCCCACGGTTCGGCAAGGACTTCGAGGTACCGGTGGTCGAGGGCGTCGACGACTCCGCACTCACCTCCGGCGTCGGCCACTTCCCGGACACCCAGCGCCCTGGGCAGCTCGGCAACTTCGCCGTGGCGGGGCACCGCATCACCAACGGACAGCCGTTCAAGGACTTCCCTGACCTGCGGGCCGGCGACACGGTCTATGTGGAGACCCGTACGCATGTCTACACGTACGAGCTGCGCGGCTCCGGGACGGACACGATCGTCGACTTCTCCGACATCTGGGTGATCGCCCCGGTCCCCGAGAAGGCCAAGGACAGGCCCGGAGGGCGCTCCAAGGCCAAGCCCCGCGAAGCCCTCCTCACCCTGACGACGTGCTCGGAGATCTTCCACACCGATAACCGCTCGGTCGTCTTCGGGGAGCTCGTCTCCGCCGAGCACGTCTGA
- a CDS encoding MCE family protein, giving the protein MITRRMRIQLVMFLVLTLVGVSFVGAKYARVDRLFGGGGYSVVVEMAESGGIFTGADVTYRGVSVGRVKDMWLTRDGVDVEVLIDHSSPDIPADTKVVVANKSAVGEQYLDFQPDSDAAPFLEADDVIARDRTQVPIDTRTLLTDVNAFLTSVDADDLSTVITELGDAFEGSAGDLRTLIDTTSSFITTADQKYEVTAALIRDSRKVLETQVDSQDDIVEFATNLRDLSTAMRTSDADLRTVLDVGAPTAATLRSVIAENADDFASLLDHAITLNKVVVSHLDGVRGVLVIAPYGVESAFSIIAQDSRTGQYAARLSLTLQPDNAPCLKGYASGAKQRTPFDRTPETWDRARRCLEAQPRSASAAGGSTVAPASDAGTDGGVTLGTYDVATKQVSATGATIPDAPDLGKETWKWMLLGPAVAR; this is encoded by the coding sequence GTGATCACCCGTCGGATGCGCATCCAGCTGGTCATGTTCCTCGTGCTGACCCTCGTCGGTGTCTCGTTCGTCGGGGCGAAGTACGCCCGCGTCGACCGCCTGTTCGGAGGGGGCGGCTACTCGGTGGTCGTCGAGATGGCCGAGTCCGGAGGCATCTTCACCGGGGCCGACGTCACCTACCGGGGCGTCAGCGTGGGACGGGTCAAGGACATGTGGCTGACCCGCGACGGCGTCGACGTCGAGGTGCTCATCGACCACTCCTCGCCCGACATCCCGGCCGACACGAAGGTCGTCGTCGCCAACAAGTCGGCCGTGGGCGAGCAGTATCTCGACTTCCAGCCGGACTCCGACGCCGCCCCGTTCCTCGAGGCCGACGACGTCATCGCCCGCGACCGCACGCAGGTGCCGATCGACACCCGCACGCTGCTCACCGACGTCAACGCGTTCCTCACCTCGGTCGACGCCGACGACCTCAGCACCGTCATCACTGAGCTGGGTGACGCCTTCGAGGGCTCGGCCGGCGATCTTCGTACGCTGATCGACACGACCAGCTCGTTCATCACGACCGCCGACCAGAAGTACGAGGTGACGGCCGCGCTGATCCGTGACTCGCGCAAGGTCCTGGAGACTCAGGTCGACTCCCAGGACGACATCGTGGAGTTCGCCACGAACCTCCGCGACCTCAGCACCGCGATGCGGACGTCCGACGCCGACCTGCGCACGGTCCTCGACGTCGGAGCCCCGACCGCGGCGACGCTGCGGTCCGTCATCGCCGAGAACGCCGACGACTTCGCCTCGCTGCTCGACCACGCCATCACGCTCAACAAGGTGGTCGTCTCGCACCTCGACGGGGTGCGCGGCGTGCTCGTGATCGCCCCGTACGGCGTCGAGAGCGCTTTCTCGATCATCGCCCAGGACTCGCGCACCGGCCAGTACGCGGCGCGACTCAGCCTGACGCTGCAGCCCGACAACGCGCCGTGCCTCAAGGGATACGCGTCAGGCGCCAAGCAGCGGACACCGTTCGACCGTACGCCGGAGACGTGGGACAGGGCACGCCGATGCCTCGAGGCGCAGCCACGGAGTGCCTCGGCCGCCGGTGGCTCGACCGTCGCACCGGCCTCCGACGCCGGGACGGACGGGGGCGTCACGCTCGGAACGTACGATGTGGCGACGAAGCAGGTGTCAGCGACGGGCGCGACGATCCCGGACGCACCTGATCTCGGGAAGGAGACGTGGAAGTGGATGCTGCTCGGACCGGCGGTCGCGCGCTGA
- a CDS encoding MCE family protein, with protein MTRARNRWTAAAAALTGLALVTGCGSGNVGDLPLPGGADLGDAPFTVVVEFDDVMDLVPQSAVKVNDVSVGRVTRVELDGWQAKVELEVNDSVELPDNAMASIRQTSILGEKFVSLAPPATGSTGQLSDGDRIPLARTGHTPEVEQVLGALSLVLNGGAVDKVQVIARELNNAMSGREANMRTLVRRLDEFVGTAEESRAEIVTAIEQVDQLAKATRSQRKAIEGALDDMPEALRTVNAQRANLVRMLEALTDLGSVGTDVIVRAKDAVAADLDALEPVLDNLASAGDALISSLEVLPTFPFPDSLLGDGPGEAAAYQMGDYTNVSLDFRTDFTKTIGLMSEAELKSLKEALRGDGVGAVMAESVVTP; from the coding sequence ATGACGCGAGCCAGGAACCGCTGGACCGCGGCGGCGGCCGCTCTCACCGGTCTCGCGCTCGTGACCGGGTGCGGGAGCGGCAACGTCGGTGACCTCCCGCTCCCTGGCGGTGCCGACCTCGGCGACGCCCCGTTCACGGTCGTCGTCGAGTTCGACGACGTGATGGACCTGGTGCCGCAGAGCGCCGTCAAGGTCAACGACGTCTCCGTCGGACGCGTCACCCGAGTGGAGCTCGACGGCTGGCAGGCCAAGGTGGAGCTCGAGGTCAACGACTCGGTGGAGCTGCCCGACAACGCTATGGCGTCCATCCGGCAGACCAGCATCCTCGGCGAGAAGTTCGTCTCGCTGGCGCCGCCGGCGACCGGGTCGACCGGGCAGCTGTCGGACGGCGACCGGATCCCCCTCGCCCGTACCGGCCACACGCCCGAGGTCGAGCAGGTGCTCGGCGCGCTCTCCCTCGTGCTCAACGGGGGAGCGGTCGACAAGGTGCAGGTCATCGCGCGCGAGCTCAACAACGCGATGTCGGGCCGTGAGGCCAACATGCGCACGCTGGTGCGGCGCCTCGACGAGTTCGTCGGGACGGCCGAGGAGTCCAGGGCCGAGATCGTGACGGCGATCGAGCAGGTCGACCAGCTCGCGAAGGCGACGAGGTCGCAGCGCAAGGCGATCGAAGGCGCCCTCGACGATATGCCCGAGGCACTGCGCACCGTGAACGCTCAGCGCGCCAACCTCGTCCGCATGCTCGAGGCGCTCACCGACCTCGGCAGCGTCGGCACCGACGTGATCGTCCGCGCCAAGGACGCGGTCGCCGCCGACCTCGACGCGCTCGAGCCGGTGCTCGACAACCTCGCCTCCGCCGGTGACGCGCTGATCTCGTCGCTCGAGGTGCTCCCGACGTTCCCCTTCCCCGACTCCCTGCTCGGGGACGGCCCGGGTGAGGCAGCGGCCTACCAGATGGGGGACTACACCAACGTGTCGCTGGACTTCAGGACCGACTTCACCAAGACGATCGGGCTGATGTCCGAGGCTGAGCTGAAGTCCCTCAAGGAGGCGCTGCGCGGAGACGGTGTCGGCGCGGTCATGGCAGAGAGCGTGGTGACTCCGTGA